From Argopecten irradians isolate NY chromosome 2, Ai_NY, whole genome shotgun sequence, the proteins below share one genomic window:
- the LOC138314353 gene encoding uncharacterized protein, protein MKFALFLVIALPLVMSAPNKKAFDFGSNPFINSLLDVFHADELKQLVTDLVDNLGSNARLNECQSKCNGLVDTQFSAGTVNTLSHSACPLACHSLQELAHFFHVKPTTTAAPAV, encoded by the exons ATGAAATTCGCACTTTTCCTCGTTATTGCATTACCTTTGGTAATGTCAGCACCCAATAAGAAGGCTTTTGATTTCGGCTCAAACCCGTTCATAAACAGTCTGC TGGACGTCTTCCATGCTGACGAGCTCAAACAGCTGGTTACAGACTTGGTTGATAATCTTGGATCTAATGCTAGGTTGAACGAATGTCAGTCAAAGTGTAACGGTTTGGTAGACACCCAGTTTTCTGCTGGGACTGTCAACACACTGTCTCACAGCGCTTGTCCTTTAGCTTGCCATTC GCTTCAGGAGTTGGCGCACTTTTTCCATGTCAAACCAACAACTACTGCTGCTCCAGCCGTGTAA
- the LOC138314354 gene encoding uncharacterized protein: protein MKFALFLVIALPLVMSAPNKKAFDFGSNPFINSLLDVFHADELKQLVTDLIDNLGSNARLNECQSKCNGLVDTQFSAGTVNTLSHSACPLACHSLQELAHFFHVKPTTTAAPAV from the exons ATGAAATTCGCACTTTTCCTCGTTATTGCATTACCTTTGGTAATGTCAGCACCCAATAAGAAGGCTTTTGATTTCGGCTCAAACCCGTTCATAAACAGTCTGC TGGACGTCTTCCATGCTGACGAGCTCAAACAGCTGGTTACAGACTTGATTGATAATCTTGGATCTAATGCTAGGTTGAACGAATGTCAGTCAAAGTGTAACGGTTTGGTAGACACCCAGTTTTCTGCTGGGACTGTCAACACACTGTCTCACAGCGCTTGTCCTTTAGCTTGCCATTC GCTTCAGGAGTTGGCGCACTTTTTCCATGTCAAACCAACAACTACTGCTGCTCCAGCCGTGTAA